AGCAGCGGCGCAGAGAGGATCGATGCGGCGAAGATGACCGGCATAACACCGCCGGAGTTGACCTTCAACGGAAGATGCGTCGACTGACCACCCATCATCTTGCGTCCGACAATACGCTTGGCATACTGCACCGGAATGCGGCGCTCCGCCTTTTCCACGTAGACGATGAAAGCCACAACAGCGAGCATTCCACCGATGAGAACGAGCAGGGCGAAAGGAGTGAAGGCACCCCAGGTTCTGTCCACAGCCTTCTGCCAGAGATCACCGATGCCGGCAGGCAGGCCGACGACGATACCGGCGAAGATAAGCAAGCTCATACCGTTGCCAATACCGCGTTCCGTGATCTGTTCACCCAGCCACATAACGAAGCCGGTTCCAGCAGTCAGCGTCAACACGCAGAGCGGAACGAACAGCCCCTTGGAGATGGTGACCATCGACTCGCCGGTGGAGGTATTGGTGAGGGTCAGCGCGATGGCGAAAGACTGGACAACACCCAGCATGATCGTGACATAGCGGGTCCACTGCGTAATCTTGCGGCGTCCGAGTTCACCTTCCTTCTGCAGCTTTGCCAGCGGCTCATAGATGACAGTGAGCAACTGGAAGATGATGGAGGCGGTGATGTACGGCATGATGCCGAGGGCAAAGACAGTCAGCTTGCGCAGGTTTCCGCCCGAGAAGAGGTCAACCAGCCCGAGAGATGACCCGGCGTTCTGATTGAAGTACTGCGCCAGCATGTCTGCATTGATGCCGGGGGTGGGGATGTGCGACCCGAGGCGATAGACGGCCAGCATGGCAAGCGTGAAGAGGACGCGCGTACGCAGATCGCTGATACGGAAGATGTTTGCGAATTTCTCGAACATCGGAGACTGAACCTCGGGATGAAACCTTGCTGCGGATGAACCGGCAGGCAAAGACATCTGCCCTTGCCTGCCACTGATTCTAAATGCTGCTTAGCCGATCAGGACGGCCTTACCGCCTGCCTTTTCGATCGCTTCCTGTGCCGTCTTGGAAAACTTGTGCGCGTGAACGGTAACAGCAGTCTTCAACTCACCGTTGTTGAGGACTTTGATAAGTCCCTTCTTTTTGCGCAGAAGGCCAAGAGCAACGATCTTGTCGAGCGTGAACTCGGTCTCGTTGGAGGCGGCGTTGATCTCGGCGATACGGTCAAGGCCAAGCACCTGGTACTCGACGCGGAAGATGTTCGTGAATCCGCGCTTGGGCAGACGACGGTGAAGGGGCATCTGGCCGCCTTCGAAGCCGCGCATGAGGCTCGAACCTGAGCGCGAACCCTGGCCCTTGTGACCACGGCCGGAGGTCTTACCGATGCCGGAACCCATACCGCGGCCGACGCGCTTCTTGTTCGAATTTGCCTTTTTGGGGGCGCGGAGATTGGAGAGATTACGAATTGCCATTGTTTCCTCGCTTAACGCCGGCCAGCTCGTTGGCTGGTCGACTCGCATTTAATTTGCCCTTATGGGCTTGAAATCTTGTTCCGTCGATCCGTTTGTCGATGACTACTCGACGACGCGAACGAGATGTGGAACCTTTGCCACCATGCCACGAATGGACGGCGTGTCTTCGCGCTCTACGATCTGGTTGAGACGGGTGAAGCCGAGGCCCTTGATAACGAGCTTGTGCTTGACCGGGGTGCAGATCTTGGAACGGAAGTACTGCAGCTTGATTTTGGCGGTTGTGTTGGTATCAGCCATTGGATTAAAGCTCCTCTTCTGCTTTGCCGCGCAAAGCGGCGACTTCGGCCTTGTTGCGAAGCTGGATGAGAGCATCGAAGGTGGCCTTAATAACGTTGTGCGGGTTGGCGGTGCCGAGCGACTTCGTGAGCACGTTCTGAACGCCGGCGGCGGTCATCACAGCGCGAACCGTCTTGCCGGCGATGACGCCGGTACCTTCTGGAGCCGGCTTCAACATCACCTGGCCTGCGCCGAAGTGGCCCAAGACCTGGTGAGGAATCGTGCTCTCGGTGAGGTTGACCTTATGCAGGTTCTTCTTGGCCGCTTCGATCCCCTTGCGAATGGCCTGGGGAACTTCCTTGGCTTTGCCCGAACCGTATCCGACCACGCCTTCGCCGGGATCACCGATGACGACGAGAGCGGCAAACGACATGTTCTTACCGCCTTTGACGACCTTGGTGACGCGATTGATGGAAACGACTTCATCCTTCAGGTTGAGCCGGTTCGCGTCGATTTTTTTCTTCATTGCCATAATGTCCTAATCCAGCTTTCTGGCTGCCGCTTGGGCGCCTAATCCTTAGAAATCGAGTCCAGCTTCGCGAGCAGCATCGGCGAGGGCCTTGATGCGGCCGTGATACAGATAACCGCCACGGTCGAACACAATCTTCTTGATGCCCTTCTCCTGCGCGCGCTGAGCGATAAGCTTGCCCACCTCGGCAGCGGCAGCAATGTTGCCGCCGTAGTTCTTCTCTTCGCTCTTCTTGCCCATCGAGGAGGCCGAGGCAATAGTGACGCCGTTCTGGTCGTCGATGAGCTGCGTGTAGATGTGGTTGAGCGAGCGATAGACGTTGAGACGCGGGCGCTCGGCAGTGCCGGACATCTTCTCGCGGATACGCGTGTGGACGCGCTTGCGGATAACGTTGCGTTGACGGGAGTTGATCATAATCTGCTTTCCTTCCTAGTAGCGTCGCCAGAGTGCCGACGACGTTCGGTCTTATTACGTTGCGCGGGACAGAACCGAAATCAAGGCTCTGTCCCGCGAATACTTTACTTCGCTCCGGTCTTACCAACCTTCTTCTTCAGCTTCTCACCGGTGTAGCGAACGCCCTTGTTCTTATACGGATCAGGTTTACGGAGGGCGCGCATATCGGCAGCAACCTGGCCGACCTTCTGGCGATCAATGCCGGAAACCGTCAGGTGGGTCTGCTTCGGGTCGATCGCAACTTCGATGCCCGTGGGCAGAGGAAACTCGATCGGGTGCGAGTAGCCAAGGGTGAAGACAACCATGTTCTTTCCCTTGAGCTCGACACGGTAACCGATGCCGACGACATCCAGCTCTTTCGCCCAGCCAGCGGTTACGCCGGTGACAGCATTGAAGACAAGCGCACGGGCGAGACCGTGAAAGGCAGCCTGCTTGTCATTCTGACGCTCAACGAGAAGATTGCCGTCCTTCTGGACCAGGGTGATTCCGGTGGGAAGCAGTGCGGAGACCTTGCCCTTGGGTCCTTCGACGAGAACGGTGTTGCCATCGACGGTGTACTTAACTCCGGCGGGCATAGGAATCGGCTTTTTGCCAATACGTGACATTTCTAAATCCTTCTTGTGGCTTGCGAGTCGCAGGCTCGATGCCTGTTCCACTGCAGCCGGGGAGCCTGAGGCTCAAATACAAAAACGACAAAATCTGGTTTATTTTTCTTTACCAGACTTCGCAGAGAATCTCACCGCCAACACCTTCACGGCGAGCCTGACGGCCGGTCATAACACCCTTGGGGGTGGTCATGATGGAGATACCGAGGCCACCCTGCACGCGACGAATCTCATCGCGGCCAAGGTATACGCGGCAACCGGGACGCGAGACGCGCTGCAGGTCGCGGATGACGGCTTCGTTGTTCGGGCCGTACTTGAGATAAACACGGATGACCTTCTGGCCGTTCTCTTCCGTAGGCTTGTAGTTCGCGATGTAGCCCTCTTCCTTGAGGATGCGGGCAATCTCGGCCTTGAGCTTCGAGGCGGGAACGTCAAGCTTCTGGTGGCGCGCACGGATGGAGTTGCGGATGCGGGTCAGAAAGTCTGCTACTGGATCGGTGAGGTTCATTCATTCTCCTTCATCCCCCGTTCGCTCACGAGTGTCTCTCGCGAGAACCAGCGGGGATGTTTGTTGCGGTAAATCTTCCAGACTTCTGCACCCTAAGCCGAAGCTCGAATGAGGTCTCTGAAAGGAACGTGCGGCACAAAGCCGTACGCGAGTAGATAAATCTATTCTACCAGCTTGACTTGACGACGCCCGGAATTTCTCCCTTGAGCGCAAGACCGCGGAAGCAGAGACGGCAGACACCGAACTTGCGCAGGAAAGCGCGAGGGCGGCCGCAGATCTGGCAGCGGTTGTGCTGACGGGACTTGAACTTCGGTTTCTTTGCGTCTTTGACGCGCTTTGCAGTAGTTGCCATGTTTATTCTCTATCCTTACAAACTTGTTTAAGGCCCAGAGGCCCGGCTATGTGCTGATTACGCTCCAGCGCGGAAGGGCATTCCAAAACCCTTCAGCAGAGCACGGGCTCCGTTATCGTCCTTGGCCGTCGTGACGATGGTGACGTTCATACCCTTGAGCTTGTCGACCTTTGCGTAGTCAATTTCGGCGAAGATCAACTGATCGCGCAGACCGAGGGTGTAGTTGCCACGGCCATCGAAGCTCTTCGAGGAGACGCCGCGGAAGTCGCGGACGCGAGGAAGCGCGATCGAGACGAGACGATCGAGGAACTCATACATATTGTCGCCGCGCAGGGTAACCATCGCGCCGATGGGCATGCCTTCGCGCACTTTGAAGGCAGCGATGGACTTCTTGGCCTTCGTGGTCACAGGCTTCTGGCCTGCAATGGCAGCGAGATCGGCGATGAGCGGATCCATGATCTTGACGTTCTGTGTCGCTTCGCCGAGACCCATGTTGATGACGATCTTCTCGAGCTTGGGAATCGCCATTGCGTTGGTGATGTTCAACTCTTTGGCGAGCGCTTGCTTGATCTCTTTTTCGTACTTCTCTTTGAATCGTGATGCCATGATTGCTTTTCGCTTTCTCCACGGTTGCCGGGGTGGGGTCTTCTCCGTCTACCGATGCGTGGGGTGAACCGTTGAAACAGGGTTAGTGGATAAAATTTACTTCTTCTTCTCAGCGATGTTGTTGCCGCTCGCCTTCGAGAAGCGAACCTTCTTGTCGCCTTCAAGACGTGTGCCGACGCGGGTCTTGTTGCCTTCGCCGTCGACCAGCATCACGTTCGAGATGTGGATCGGCGACTCCTGCTCGGCGATGCCGCCCTGAATGTTGCGCTGGGGGTTGGGCTTGAGGTGCTTCTTAATCATCATGACACGCTCGACGAGGACGCGGTCCCTGTCGGCGATGACGCGGATGACTTTACCGCGCTTGCCCTTGTCTTTACCGGCGATCACTTCGACGGTGTCGTTACGCTTGATCTTGATGCCTGCCATAAAACTTAGCTCCTGGCATTCAGCCTTGGCTGTTTGCTGTAAACAAATTCTCTTACATGCTGCTGTCCGGCCAGAAGCCGGGCGCTGAAACTAGATGACCTCAGGAGCAAGCGAGACAATCTTGAGAAACTTCTTCTCACGAAGCTCGCGGGCCACGGGGCCGAAGACGCGGGTGCCGACCGGCTCGTTGGCGTCGTTGATGACGACAGCGGCGTTCTGGTCGAAGCGGATATACGTTCCGTCGCGACGGCGATACTCCTTGCGTGTGCGCACGATCACTGCCTTTACTACTTTACCCTTTTTTACGGTTCCATCGGGGGAGGCTTCTTTGACCGCAGCGGTGACAACATCGCCGAGGCCGGCCTTCTTGCCGAGACCGCCACCGAGGGGCAGGATCACCTGCAACCTGCGTGCGCCGGAGTTATCGGCCACGTCAAGGATAGTTCTCATTTGTACTGACATCGTTCATCTCCTGGTGAAACGGCCTGGGGCTCGTGCCCCTTATGGCTAATCTCTTTTTATGGAGCAACAGGCTCCATGCACAGCTACTTGGCTTCTACCGCAGTCGTCTTCTCTTCGGCAAGCTGCGACAGCGAGGAGCGGCGAACGATCTCCTCAAGCGACCAGCGCTTCAGCTTCGACAAGGGACGGGCTTCGCGGATGCGAACCACATCGCCGACGCGGGCGGAGTTCTGCTCGTCGTGCGCGTAGAACTTCTTGTTCGACTTCATGACGCGCTTGTACTTCGGGTGCGCCTTGCGCATCTCGATCTCGACGACGATGGTCTTCTGCATCTTGGTCGAGACGACGAGACCGACCTTCTCGTTGCGGCGTGAGGGCT
This region of Edaphobacter dinghuensis genomic DNA includes:
- the secY gene encoding preprotein translocase subunit SecY gives rise to the protein MFEKFANIFRISDLRTRVLFTLAMLAVYRLGSHIPTPGINADMLAQYFNQNAGSSLGLVDLFSGGNLRKLTVFALGIMPYITASIIFQLLTVIYEPLAKLQKEGELGRRKITQWTRYVTIMLGVVQSFAIALTLTNTSTGESMVTISKGLFVPLCVLTLTAGTGFVMWLGEQITERGIGNGMSLLIFAGIVVGLPAGIGDLWQKAVDRTWGAFTPFALLVLIGGMLAVVAFIVYVEKAERRIPVQYAKRIVGRKMMGGQSTHLPLKVNSGGVMPVIFAASILSAPLLFSGASIFGYSLHDSPFFGPLFRALGPGEPWYVFLYSVSIIFFAYFYISIVFRPDDIADNMRKYGGFIPGIRPGKRTADFINDVLTRITLVGGVYLVIISLIPMLLISGIHFNHLWLIGGIFDRMPTWVTNGLGVSFYFGGTSLLIVVGVAMDTVQQIEAQLVMRHYEGFSPRSGRIRGRKSW
- the rplR gene encoding 50S ribosomal protein L18 translates to MINSRQRNVIRKRVHTRIREKMSGTAERPRLNVYRSLNHIYTQLIDDQNGVTIASASSMGKKSEEKNYGGNIAAAAEVGKLIAQRAQEKGIKKIVFDRGGYLYHGRIKALADAAREAGLDF
- a CDS encoding type Z 30S ribosomal protein S14 — translated: MATTAKRVKDAKKPKFKSRQHNRCQICGRPRAFLRKFGVCRLCFRGLALKGEIPGVVKSSW
- the rplF gene encoding 50S ribosomal protein L6; its protein translation is MSRIGKKPIPMPAGVKYTVDGNTVLVEGPKGKVSALLPTGITLVQKDGNLLVERQNDKQAAFHGLARALVFNAVTGVTAGWAKELDVVGIGYRVELKGKNMVVFTLGYSHPIEFPLPTGIEVAIDPKQTHLTVSGIDRQKVGQVAADMRALRKPDPYKNKGVRYTGEKLKKKVGKTGAK
- the rplX gene encoding 50S ribosomal protein L24 — translated: MAGIKIKRNDTVEVIAGKDKGKRGKVIRVIADRDRVLVERVMMIKKHLKPNPQRNIQGGIAEQESPIHISNVMLVDGEGNKTRVGTRLEGDKKVRFSKASGNNIAEKKK
- the rpsQ gene encoding 30S ribosomal protein S17, which codes for MADTTNTTAAATSAEAQPSRRNEKVGLVVSTKMQKTIVVEIEMRKAHPKYKRVMKSNKKFYAHDEQNSARVGDVVRIREARPLSKLKRWSLEEIVRRSSLSQLAEEKTTAVEAK
- the rplE gene encoding 50S ribosomal protein L5; translation: MASRFKEKYEKEIKQALAKELNITNAMAIPKLEKIVINMGLGEATQNVKIMDPLIADLAAIAGQKPVTTKAKKSIAAFKVREGMPIGAMVTLRGDNMYEFLDRLVSIALPRVRDFRGVSSKSFDGRGNYTLGLRDQLIFAEIDYAKVDKLKGMNVTIVTTAKDDNGARALLKGFGMPFRAGA
- the rpmD gene encoding 50S ribosomal protein L30 — encoded protein: MADTNTTAKIKLQYFRSKICTPVKHKLVIKGLGFTRLNQIVEREDTPSIRGMVAKVPHLVRVVE
- the rplO gene encoding 50S ribosomal protein L15, giving the protein MAIRNLSNLRAPKKANSNKKRVGRGMGSGIGKTSGRGHKGQGSRSGSSLMRGFEGGQMPLHRRLPKRGFTNIFRVEYQVLGLDRIAEINAASNETEFTLDKIVALGLLRKKKGLIKVLNNGELKTAVTVHAHKFSKTAQEAIEKAGGKAVLIG
- the rplN gene encoding 50S ribosomal protein L14, whose product is MSVQMRTILDVADNSGARRLQVILPLGGGLGKKAGLGDVVTAAVKEASPDGTVKKGKVVKAVIVRTRKEYRRRDGTYIRFDQNAAVVINDANEPVGTRVFGPVARELREKKFLKIVSLAPEVI
- the rpsH gene encoding 30S ribosomal protein S8, whose product is MNLTDPVADFLTRIRNSIRARHQKLDVPASKLKAEIARILKEEGYIANYKPTEENGQKVIRVYLKYGPNNEAVIRDLQRVSRPGCRVYLGRDEIRRVQGGLGISIMTTPKGVMTGRQARREGVGGEILCEVW
- the rpsE gene encoding 30S ribosomal protein S5; the protein is MAMKKKIDANRLNLKDEVVSINRVTKVVKGGKNMSFAALVVIGDPGEGVVGYGSGKAKEVPQAIRKGIEAAKKNLHKVNLTESTIPHQVLGHFGAGQVMLKPAPEGTGVIAGKTVRAVMTAAGVQNVLTKSLGTANPHNVIKATFDALIQLRNKAEVAALRGKAEEEL